In Daucus carota subsp. sativus chromosome 4, DH1 v3.0, whole genome shotgun sequence, one DNA window encodes the following:
- the LOC108216485 gene encoding pentatricopeptide repeat-containing protein At2g17525, mitochondrial has protein sequence MSILLHPSKLPISRAKPTFYILCLNSHSKPISTSPVPTHQHIAHLILEQKSPSQAIQTFKWASKLPHFTHTQSTYRALVHKLCSFRCFDIAREVLDEMPGSIGEIPDEDVFVTVIRGFGRARMIRDVIEVVEWVSKFGKTPSLKVLNSILDVLVKEDIDIARKFYRKKMVESDVIGDEYTFGIMMKGLCMTNRIAEGFKVLQMIKNQGVIPNAVIYNTLIHALCRNGKVGRARSLMSEMREPSQVTFNIMISAYCGEDNLVQALVMLEKCFNLGLVPDVITLTKVVEILCSSGRALEAVEVVETVERKGGIVDVVAYNTLIRGFCNSGKVKVGQRFLKEMERKGCLPNADTYNILISGFCESGMLDSAYDMFNEMKIVGIIWNFITYDTLIHGFCSRGRMKDGLKILELMEESIEGSRGHISPYNSVIYGLYKENFTEEALEFLAKMGRLFPRVVDKSLKIIGLCKDDNIEDANGVYDQMTKEGGVPSALVYVHLIHGYCKIGRAREAFELMNKMVGHGYLPTASTLNVLILELCKQGRVGSASKFLEDMIERGCLPDHGSYGPVVDGFCGKGDLQKALPLFLQMVETGIIPEFSLWNSLVVCISQKNVWLSNKNICFMGETF, from the coding sequence ATGTCCATTTTATTACATCCTTCAAAATTACCCATCTCTCGAGCCAAACCAACATTTTACATACTTTGTTTAAACTCTCACTCTAAACCCATCTCAACCAGCCCTGTTCCAACTCACCAACACATTGCCCATCTCATTCTTGAACAGAAATCACCTTCCCAAGCTATCCAGACCTTCAAATGGGCCTCAAAGTTGCCACATTTCACACACACTCAATCCACCTACAGAGCTTTAGTCCACAAGCTCTGCAGTTTTCGATGTTTCGATATTGCCCGTGAGGTGCTTGATGAAATGCCTGGTTCAATTGGGGAAATCCCGGATGAGGATGTTTTTGTGACTGTAATTCGAGGGTTTGGACGGGCTCGAATGATTCGAGATGTGATTGAGGTTGTTGAATGGGTTTCTAAATTTGGGAAGACCCCGAGTTTAAAAGTCTTGAATTCGATCCTAGATGTTCTTGTTAAAGAAGATATTGATATTGCTAGGAAATTTTATAGGAAAAAGATGGTGGAGAGTGATGTTATAGGAGATGAGTACACTTTTGGGATCATGATGAAAGGGCTTTGCATGACTAATAGGATTGCTGAGGGATTTAAGGTTTTGCAAATGATCAAGAACCAGGGTGTGATTCCCAATGCggttatatataatacattgattcATGCTCTTTGTAGGAATGGGAAAGTGGGGAGGGCTAGGAGTTTGATGTCGGAAATGAGAGAACCTAGTCAAGTGACGTTCAATATAATGATATCTGCTTACTGTGGTGAAGATAATTTAGTGCAAGCTCTCGTGATGTTAGAGAAATGCTTCAACCTTGGGCTTGTTCCGGACGTTATTACTTTAACTAAGGTGGTAGAGATTCTATGCAGTAGTGGTCGTGCGTTGGAAGCTGTTGAAGTTGTAGAAACGGTGGAGAGAAAAGGAGGAATAGTTGATGTTGTGGCTTATAATACCTTGATCAGGGGATTCTGTAATTCAGGAAAAGTGAAAGTGGGACAACGATTTTTGAAGGAGATGGAGAGAAAAGGTTGCCTACCAAATGCAGACACATATAACATTTTAATCTCTGGGTTTTGCGAGTCTGGGATGTTGGATTCAGCttatgatatgtttaatgaaatgAAGATTGTTGGGATAATCTGGAACTTTATCACATATGACACATTGATCCATGGTTTCTGTTCGAGGGGAAGGATGAAAGACGGATTAAAAATATTGGAGCTGATGGAAGAGAGCATAGAGGGTTCCAGGGGTCATATTAGTCCTTATAATAGTGTCATATACGGTTTATACAAGGAAAACTTTACTGAGGAAGCACTTGAATTTCTTGCTAAGATGGGAAGGTTGTTTCCTAGAGTGGTTGACAAAAGCTTAAAGATTATAGGTTTATGCAAGGACGACAATATTGAGGACGCAAATGGGGTGTATGATCAGATGACAAAGGAAGGAGGTGTCCCAAGTGCACTTGTCTATGTTCATTTGATCCACGGCTATTGTAAAATAGGTCGTGCGAGAGAAGCATTTGAGTTGATGAATAAGATGGTTGGCCATGGTTACCTACCAACTGCATCGACGCTTAATGTTCTTATACTTGAATTATGTAAGCAGGGAAGAGTTGGGAGTGCCTCAAAATTCCTAGAGGACATGATCGAAAGAGGTTGCTTACCTGACCATGGTAGCTACGGTCCTGTggttgatggattttgtgggaaAGGTGATTTACAGAAGGCTTTACCACTGTTTTTACAAATGGTTGAGACGGGTATAATTCCTGAGTTTTCTTTATGGAACTCATTAGTTGTATGCATTAGTCAAAAGAATGTATGGTTATCTAACAAGAATATATGTTTCATGGGAGAAACCTTCTGA